Proteins co-encoded in one Acidobacteriota bacterium genomic window:
- a CDS encoding DUF1801 domain-containing protein has product MNIRQIHPDFLYLLEFKQPELIELFIDLREFVLEIYPDSNELLYHTHALTAGFSLSDRLADTFCVLPIYTNHVNLGLNKGTLLPDPHKLLKGTGNLMRHIPVAKREDYRNDAVRDLLSAAVELAISDMDKPSELKGKTISRIKAK; this is encoded by the coding sequence ATGAATATCAGACAGATACACCCGGACTTTCTCTACCTGCTGGAATTCAAGCAGCCAGAGCTGATCGAGCTGTTTATTGATCTGCGGGAGTTTGTTTTGGAGATATATCCGGATAGCAATGAACTGCTTTATCATACGCACGCATTGACGGCGGGGTTTTCGCTGTCAGACCGGCTGGCCGACACGTTCTGCGTTTTACCGATCTACACGAATCACGTAAATCTCGGCCTGAATAAGGGCACGCTGCTGCCAGATCCGCATAAGCTTTTGAAAGGAACCGGAAATCTAATGCGTCATATCCCGGTCGCAAAACGCGAAGACTATCGAAACGACGCGGTCAGAGATCTGCTGTCGGCCGCGGTCGAATTGGCGATCAGCGATATGGACAAGCCGAGTGAATTGAAAGGAAAGACCATATCGAGGATAAAGGCAAAGTGA